One genomic window of Streptomyces sp. WP-1 includes the following:
- a CDS encoding Crp/Fnr family transcriptional regulator, with amino-acid sequence MVDGTRSVARSGRRPREEWDWPAPSLLGGLGADARARLLALGTRVRYDADRILMREADRTDFALILLDGVVKATGRTQDGRDALLAVRMGGDLVGELAAVDGNPRSATVTTCGPVVARMMTRAAFLDCLRRDTRIADAVNRAIVAKLRLANAHRINFTGCDVGTRLARVLHHLAMTYGERAGAGAVIHWPITQPELATLAGAAEVSVHKALRGLRRSGAVATGYRSVRIEDLALLHRIAYPES; translated from the coding sequence ATGGTGGACGGCACACGGTCCGTCGCGCGGTCCGGACGGCGGCCGCGCGAGGAGTGGGACTGGCCGGCGCCCAGCCTGCTCGGCGGCCTCGGCGCGGACGCGCGCGCCCGCCTGCTGGCCCTGGGGACGCGGGTGCGCTACGACGCGGACCGGATCCTGATGCGGGAGGCGGACCGCACCGACTTCGCGCTGATCCTGCTGGACGGCGTGGTGAAGGCCACCGGCCGCACCCAGGACGGCCGGGACGCCCTGCTCGCCGTGCGGATGGGCGGCGACCTGGTGGGCGAACTCGCCGCCGTGGACGGCAATCCGCGTTCGGCCACCGTCACCACCTGCGGCCCGGTCGTCGCCCGGATGATGACCCGCGCGGCTTTCCTGGACTGCCTGCGCCGGGACACGCGGATCGCGGACGCCGTGAACCGCGCCATCGTGGCCAAACTGCGCCTGGCCAACGCCCATCGCATCAACTTCACCGGCTGTGACGTCGGCACCCGCCTCGCCCGGGTGCTGCACCATCTGGCGATGACCTACGGGGAGCGCGCGGGCGCCGGCGCGGTGATCCACTGGCCGATCACCCAGCCCGAACTGGCCACCCTGGCGGGCGCGGCCGAGGTCAGTGTGCACAAGGCGCTGCGCGGGCTGCGCCGTTCGGGCGCCGTCGCCACCGGCTACCGCAGCGTCCGCATCGAGGACCTCGCCCTGCTCCACCGCATCGCCTACCCGGAATCCTGA
- a CDS encoding ATP-binding protein, producing the protein MTDRDTSGPAPADAGRPERRPGQRSEARPGQRSEERSEERSERRIDIAGDAGGPVVAGDHNVVIDAQHGSTVTLLMEGRRPRPVRRDRVALLPRRQNAPLGRDTDLARLATAVRDGGPVQLWGAPGVGKSTLLRHAARTLAPERDGVLFLDAARREPEDLAQDMFEACYETRGYAPSSPELRRLMTGVRVTVYVDNADFSPEGLRTLMDAAPDATFVVAGRDRSLLGDGTALRLDGIGRAPALDLLARELGRPLVAGPEGDTAGDLWETSSGRPLLLLRAAALTRLEPAGTGALPRPAEVGDLLPLLLGRLDAEPLRVLRLLTTLDDAELDIGHIEALGGASDTAVLCGRLVDLGLAEQTQRGYRAVADVVPALRERDPEPFPVEVLCEHFATWIGRPATTPAQVEQHARALEVVAELAERDGRPELAVRIVRAASPALARSLRFGVWGRLLDLGLPAAQLAGDRRAVAYFTHEQGIRSLLTGRRVMAAVLLTEAVVLWRQLGDVHGADAAAGAHQYVPAHAANAQGTLLQPDGGASHLASSGPAAPDPATAHAAGAHGTAAHAPGTATDPGTAAHTAAAPHTTATAHTTATSHTAATTHTTAAPHAANAGAAKAGAAKAGAAKAGAAKAGAAKAGAAKAGAAQAGAAAHSAGAAHAGASAASGAAGTGAAGAGAAGAGAAGAGASMAGVSVVLKVVAMIVAVVVGRAVISQAVHSFAESRSGSSSSSSPSGSSATGLAGRWTGSDGATYEFDASGGGYVSRGRDACGQEANTEFTGIGDTYSAERPIYDTTSGSCTGLLGEATTTITLTDVDSAEVTTTMTKTYQQGVQCLSCGTFYLTRRQ; encoded by the coding sequence ATGACGGACAGGGACACGAGCGGACCCGCTCCGGCCGACGCGGGACGGCCCGAGCGGCGGCCCGGACAGCGGTCCGAGGCGCGGCCCGGACAGCGGTCCGAGGAGCGGTCCGAGGAGCGGTCCGAGCGGCGGATCGACATCGCGGGCGACGCGGGCGGCCCGGTCGTCGCCGGTGACCACAACGTGGTCATCGACGCCCAGCACGGCTCGACCGTCACCCTCCTCATGGAGGGCCGCCGGCCCCGCCCGGTCCGCCGCGACCGGGTGGCCCTGCTGCCCCGGCGGCAGAACGCGCCGCTGGGCCGGGACACCGACCTGGCCCGGCTGGCGACCGCCGTCCGCGACGGCGGCCCGGTCCAGCTGTGGGGCGCGCCCGGCGTCGGCAAGAGCACCCTGCTGCGGCACGCGGCCCGCACCCTCGCCCCGGAACGCGACGGCGTGCTCTTCCTCGACGCCGCCCGGCGCGAACCCGAGGACCTCGCCCAGGACATGTTCGAGGCCTGCTACGAGACCCGGGGCTACGCCCCCTCCAGCCCCGAACTGCGCCGCCTGATGACCGGCGTGCGCGTCACCGTCTACGTCGACAACGCCGACTTCTCCCCGGAGGGGCTGCGCACCCTCATGGACGCGGCACCCGACGCCACGTTCGTCGTCGCCGGCCGGGACAGATCACTGCTCGGCGACGGCACCGCCCTGCGTCTGGACGGCATCGGCCGCGCCCCCGCCCTCGACCTGCTCGCGCGCGAACTGGGCCGGCCCCTGGTCGCGGGCCCGGAGGGCGACACGGCGGGCGACCTGTGGGAGACGTCGTCCGGGCGGCCCCTGCTGCTGTTGCGCGCCGCCGCCCTCACCCGCCTGGAACCAGCCGGCACCGGCGCCCTGCCCCGCCCCGCCGAAGTCGGGGATCTGCTGCCCCTGCTGCTCGGCCGCCTGGACGCCGAACCGCTGCGCGTCCTCAGGCTGCTGACCACCCTCGACGACGCCGAACTCGACATCGGCCACATCGAGGCCCTCGGCGGCGCCTCCGACACCGCCGTGCTCTGCGGCCGCCTGGTGGACCTGGGCCTCGCGGAGCAGACCCAGCGCGGCTACCGGGCCGTGGCCGACGTCGTACCGGCGCTGCGCGAGCGCGACCCCGAGCCCTTCCCCGTCGAGGTGCTGTGCGAGCACTTCGCCACCTGGATCGGCCGCCCCGCCACCACCCCCGCGCAGGTCGAGCAGCACGCCCGCGCCCTGGAGGTGGTGGCCGAACTCGCCGAGCGGGACGGCCGCCCCGAGCTGGCGGTACGGATCGTACGGGCCGCGTCCCCGGCACTGGCCCGCTCGCTGCGGTTCGGTGTGTGGGGCAGGCTGCTGGACCTCGGGCTGCCCGCCGCCCAGCTGGCCGGCGACCGGCGGGCCGTCGCGTACTTCACCCACGAGCAGGGCATCCGCAGCCTGCTCACCGGGCGCCGGGTGATGGCGGCCGTGCTGCTCACCGAGGCGGTCGTCCTGTGGCGCCAACTCGGCGACGTGCACGGCGCCGACGCGGCCGCCGGGGCCCACCAGTACGTCCCCGCGCACGCCGCGAACGCCCAGGGCACCCTGCTCCAGCCGGACGGCGGCGCCTCCCACCTCGCCTCCTCGGGACCCGCCGCCCCCGACCCGGCCACCGCCCACGCGGCGGGCGCACACGGTACGGCGGCGCATGCGCCCGGCACCGCGACGGACCCCGGCACGGCGGCCCACACGGCGGCGGCCCCGCACACGACGGCCACCGCGCACACCACGGCCACCTCCCACACGGCCGCCACGACGCACACGACGGCCGCCCCGCACGCGGCGAACGCCGGTGCGGCGAAGGCGGGTGCGGCGAAGGCGGGAGCGGCCAAGGCGGGTGCCGCGAAGGCCGGTGCCGCGAAAGCCGGTGCGGCCAAGGCGGGCGCCGCCCAAGCGGGCGCGGCGGCCCACTCCGCCGGTGCCGCGCACGCCGGAGCCTCGGCCGCGAGCGGCGCCGCGGGGACGGGAGCGGCGGGCGCGGGTGCCGCCGGTGCGGGCGCGGCCGGTGCCGGGGCGTCCATGGCGGGGGTCTCCGTGGTGCTCAAGGTCGTCGCGATGATCGTCGCCGTCGTCGTCGGCCGGGCCGTCATCAGCCAGGCCGTGCACTCGTTCGCGGAGAGCCGCTCCGGTTCGTCCAGCTCGTCCAGCCCGTCCGGTTCCTCGGCCACCGGTCTCGCGGGGCGCTGGACGGGCAGCGACGGCGCGACGTACGAGTTCGACGCGTCGGGCGGCGGGTACGTCTCCCGGGGACGCGACGCCTGCGGCCAGGAGGCGAACACCGAGTTCACCGGCATCGGCGACACCTACAGCGCCGAGCGGCCCATCTACGACACCACCAGCGGCTCCTGCACCGGCCTCCTCGGCGAGGCCACCACCACGATCACCCTGACCGACGTCGACTCCGCCGAGGTCACCACCACCATGACCAAGACCTACCAGCAGGGCGTGCAGTGCCTCAGCTGCGGAACGTTCTACCTGACCCGCCGGCAGTGA
- the pepN gene encoding aminopeptidase N, translating into MPGENLSRDEARERAALLSVEGYDVSLDLRSAVGDADGEPRTFRSVTTIRFRCNEPGASSFADLIAPSVTAVSLNGKDLDPSEVFDGTRIALEDLAAENELVVDARCAYSRTGEGLHRFVDPEDGEVYLYTQYEPADSRRVFAGFEQPDLKAPFRFEVRAPEGWTAWSNGAGELTDGVWKFAETKPISTYITCVVAGPYHYVTDSYSRTFADGTTLEIPLGAMCRKGLAPHFDADDVFLVTKQGLDFFHENFDYPYPFGKYDQAFVPEYNLGAMENPGLVTFREEYIFRGKVTQASYEARANVILHEMAHMWFGDLVTMAWWDDLWLKESFADFMGTFGNVGATRFKDAWITFANRRKAWAYRADQLPSTHPITADIRDLQDAKLNFDGITYAKGASVLKQLVAYVGQDAFLEGARRYFKRHAYGNTRLGDLLSVLGETSGRDMTAWSRSWLQTAGVNALTPQVLLEDSRVAELAVLQEAAESAESDHAAAPRGELRPHRVAVGLYRLTEGGALERYARVETDVEGPRTVVADLAGAEAPDLVLVNDDDLTYCKIRFDAASLDTLRAHLGDLTDPLARALCWSALWNMTRDALLPARDFIALVLRFASRESDIGVLQMLHAWTHTALDRYAAPGWRATGGALLAEGALRQLRAAGPGSEHQLAWARFFASTASAEPDLALLTELLDGTTSIEGLEVDQELRWAFLGPLAAHGAADESVIAAELARDDTASGRRHQVRCLAARPSAAVKAQAWAQVVESDTLSNALVEATIAGFDQPSQRELTAPYAEKYFAAIDRLWRERSIQIGMDIVSGLFPALQDRPETLAAADAWLAAHEDAAPALRRLVLEARDDLARALRAQECDAQAA; encoded by the coding sequence GTGCCCGGTGAGAATCTTTCCCGCGACGAGGCCCGGGAGCGGGCCGCACTGCTGTCCGTCGAGGGATACGACGTGTCCCTGGACCTCAGGTCGGCCGTCGGCGACGCGGACGGCGAGCCGCGCACCTTCCGCTCGGTCACCACGATCCGCTTCCGCTGCAACGAGCCGGGCGCGTCCAGCTTCGCCGACCTGATCGCGCCGAGCGTGACCGCGGTGTCGCTCAACGGCAAGGACCTGGACCCGAGCGAGGTCTTCGACGGCACCCGGATCGCCCTGGAGGACCTGGCCGCGGAGAACGAGCTGGTGGTCGACGCCCGGTGCGCCTACTCCCGCACCGGCGAGGGCCTGCACCGCTTCGTGGACCCCGAGGACGGCGAGGTCTACCTCTACACGCAGTACGAACCCGCCGACTCCCGCCGGGTGTTCGCGGGCTTCGAGCAGCCGGACCTCAAGGCGCCCTTCCGCTTCGAGGTGCGCGCGCCCGAGGGCTGGACCGCGTGGAGCAACGGCGCCGGTGAACTCACCGACGGCGTCTGGAAGTTCGCGGAGACGAAGCCGATCTCGACGTACATCACCTGCGTGGTGGCGGGGCCGTACCACTATGTGACGGACTCCTACTCCCGTACGTTCGCGGACGGTACGACGCTGGAGATCCCGCTGGGCGCGATGTGCCGCAAGGGGCTCGCGCCGCACTTCGACGCCGACGACGTCTTCCTGGTCACCAAGCAGGGCCTGGACTTCTTCCACGAGAACTTCGACTATCCGTACCCGTTCGGGAAGTACGACCAGGCGTTCGTGCCGGAGTACAACCTGGGCGCGATGGAGAACCCGGGCCTGGTGACCTTCCGCGAGGAGTACATCTTCCGCGGGAAGGTGACGCAGGCGTCGTACGAGGCCCGCGCCAATGTGATCCTGCACGAGATGGCGCACATGTGGTTCGGCGACCTGGTCACCATGGCCTGGTGGGACGACCTGTGGCTGAAGGAGTCCTTCGCGGACTTCATGGGCACGTTCGGCAATGTCGGCGCGACCCGCTTCAAGGACGCCTGGATCACCTTCGCCAACCGCCGCAAGGCGTGGGCGTACCGCGCGGACCAGCTGCCGTCCACGCACCCGATCACCGCGGACATCCGCGACCTCCAGGACGCCAAGCTGAACTTCGACGGCATCACCTACGCCAAGGGCGCCTCCGTCCTCAAGCAGCTGGTGGCGTACGTCGGCCAGGACGCGTTCCTGGAGGGCGCCCGCCGCTACTTCAAGCGGCACGCGTACGGCAACACGCGCCTCGGCGACCTGCTGTCGGTGCTCGGTGAGACCAGTGGCCGGGACATGACGGCCTGGTCGCGGTCCTGGCTGCAGACGGCCGGGGTGAACGCGCTGACCCCGCAGGTGCTGCTGGAGGACTCCCGCGTCGCCGAGCTGGCGGTGCTCCAGGAGGCCGCGGAGTCCGCTGAATCCGATCATGCGGCTGCGCCGCGTGGCGAGCTGCGCCCGCACCGGGTCGCGGTGGGCCTGTACCGGCTGACCGAGGGCGGCGCCCTGGAGCGGTACGCGCGGGTGGAGACGGACGTGGAGGGCCCGCGCACGGTCGTGGCGGACCTCGCCGGCGCCGAGGCCCCCGACCTGGTGCTGGTCAACGACGACGACCTCACCTACTGCAAGATCCGCTTCGACGCGGCCTCGCTGGACACGCTCCGCGCGCACCTGGGCGACCTGACCGACCCGCTGGCGCGCGCGCTGTGCTGGTCGGCGCTGTGGAACATGACCCGGGACGCGCTGCTGCCGGCCCGGGACTTCATCGCCCTGGTGCTGCGGTTCGCGAGCCGCGAGTCCGACATCGGTGTGCTCCAGATGCTGCACGCCTGGACCCACACCGCGCTGGACCGCTACGCCGCCCCCGGCTGGCGGGCGACGGGCGGCGCGCTGCTCGCCGAGGGCGCGCTGCGTCAGCTGCGGGCGGCCGGACCGGGCAGCGAGCACCAGCTGGCCTGGGCGCGCTTCTTCGCCTCCACGGCCTCGGCCGAGCCGGACCTCGCGCTGCTGACGGAGCTGCTGGACGGCACCACGTCGATCGAGGGCCTGGAGGTGGACCAGGAGCTGCGCTGGGCGTTCCTCGGCCCGCTGGCCGCCCATGGCGCCGCGGACGAGTCCGTGATCGCCGCCGAGCTGGCCCGGGACGACACCGCGTCCGGCAGGCGCCACCAGGTGCGCTGCCTGGCGGCCCGTCCGTCGGCGGCGGTCAAGGCGCAGGCGTGGGCGCAGGTCGTGGAGTCCGACACGCTGTCGAACGCGCTGGTGGAGGCGACCATCGCGGGCTTCGACCAGCCCTCCCAGCGGGAGCTGACCGCGCCGTACGCCGAGAAGTACTTCGCGGCCATCGACCGGCTCTGGCGGGAGCGTTCGATCCAGATCGGCATGGACATCGTCAGCGGGCTGTTCCCGGCCCTCCAGGACCGGCCCGAGACGCTGGCGGCGGCGGACGCGTGGCTCGCGGCGCACGAGGACGCGGCGCCGGCGCTGCGGCGGCTGGTGCTGGAGGCGCGGGACGACCTGGCGCGTGCCCTGCGCGCGCAGGAGTGCGACGCGCAGGCCGCCTGA
- a CDS encoding DsbA family protein yields MSETASPSGKTPVDFWFDPLCPWAWMTSRWVLEVEKLRDIEVRWHIMSLAVLNEDKLDTLPEEYREMLAVRAWQAVRVVTAAWQKHGQEVVGPLYTALGTRIHNNGEGATLESIAGALAEVGLPAELIDYAEQQDFEFDAELRASHKEGIDKVGQEVGTPVIAVPGEDGEQIAFFGPVVTPTPKGEQAARLWDGTLAVASVPGFYEIKRTRTQGPDFSNL; encoded by the coding sequence ATGTCCGAGACCGCGTCCCCGTCCGGCAAGACCCCCGTCGACTTCTGGTTCGACCCGCTGTGCCCGTGGGCCTGGATGACCTCCCGCTGGGTCCTGGAGGTGGAGAAGCTCCGCGACATCGAGGTCCGCTGGCACATCATGAGCCTCGCCGTCCTCAACGAGGACAAGCTGGACACGCTGCCCGAGGAGTACCGGGAGATGCTCGCCGTGCGCGCCTGGCAGGCGGTCCGGGTCGTCACCGCCGCCTGGCAGAAGCACGGCCAGGAGGTCGTCGGCCCGCTGTACACCGCGCTCGGCACCCGCATCCACAACAACGGCGAGGGCGCCACCCTGGAGTCCATCGCCGGGGCGCTCGCCGAGGTGGGGCTGCCCGCCGAGCTGATCGACTACGCCGAGCAGCAGGACTTCGAGTTCGACGCCGAGCTGCGCGCCTCCCACAAGGAGGGCATCGACAAGGTCGGCCAGGAGGTCGGCACCCCGGTCATCGCAGTCCCCGGCGAGGACGGCGAGCAGATCGCCTTCTTCGGCCCCGTCGTCACCCCGACCCCCAAGGGCGAACAGGCCGCCCGCCTCTGGGACGGCACCCTGGCCGTCGCCTCGGTCCCGGGCTTCTACGAGATCAAGCGGACGCGGACGCAGGGGCCCGACTTCAGCAACCTGTAG
- a CDS encoding 2-hydroxyacid dehydrogenase — protein sequence MTSSVRVLAAGDHFVLPSLITAALARQAHCDVRELTLGWPQKPFGTVAEVAEASGAEDELIAALAGADVLVTQMAPVTERVLAARPELRLVAVCRGRPVNVNLDAARAHGVRVCCAPGRKAAATAEFTVGLLLAALRRIPQAHDRLTTQGSWAGSRYYTYEHSGLEVEDLPVGLIGYGAVGSRVARALGALGARVMVYDPYARGEMHGLRMASLDELLRRSRVISLHARVTEETRGLIGARELALLPPGAVVVNAARGELLDEGALCDALEDGRLAVAALDTYADEPLPADSRLRTVGGRVVLTPHVGGASRAVAEKGARIAAAEVGRWVRGESLAHCLT from the coding sequence ATGACCTCCAGTGTGCGGGTACTGGCCGCCGGCGACCACTTCGTGCTCCCCTCGCTGATCACGGCCGCGCTGGCCAGGCAAGCCCACTGCGATGTACGGGAGCTGACCCTCGGCTGGCCGCAGAAACCGTTCGGCACGGTCGCCGAGGTGGCGGAGGCCAGCGGCGCGGAGGACGAGCTGATCGCGGCCCTCGCGGGGGCGGACGTCCTCGTCACCCAGATGGCACCGGTCACCGAACGGGTCCTCGCCGCCCGCCCCGAGCTGCGGCTGGTCGCGGTCTGCCGGGGCCGCCCGGTGAACGTCAACCTCGACGCGGCCCGCGCCCACGGGGTCCGGGTGTGCTGCGCGCCCGGCCGCAAGGCGGCGGCGACGGCCGAGTTCACCGTCGGACTGCTGCTCGCGGCCCTGCGGCGCATCCCGCAGGCCCATGACCGCCTCACCACGCAGGGGAGTTGGGCCGGGTCGCGGTACTACACGTACGAGCACAGCGGCCTGGAGGTGGAGGACCTGCCCGTCGGACTCATCGGGTACGGCGCGGTCGGCAGCCGGGTGGCACGGGCACTGGGGGCGCTCGGGGCGCGGGTGATGGTGTACGACCCGTACGCGCGCGGGGAGATGCACGGGCTGCGGATGGCCTCGCTGGACGAGCTGCTGCGGCGCTCGCGGGTGATCAGCCTGCACGCCCGGGTCACCGAGGAGACACGGGGGCTGATCGGGGCGCGGGAGCTGGCGCTGCTGCCGCCGGGGGCGGTGGTGGTGAACGCGGCGCGGGGGGAGCTGCTGGACGAGGGGGCGCTGTGCGACGCGCTGGAGGACGGGCGGCTCGCGGTGGCGGCGCTGGACACCTACGCCGACGAGCCGCTGCCGGCGGACTCGCGGCTGCGGACGGTCGGGGGGCGGGTGGTGCTGACGCCGCACGTCGGCGGGGCGAGCCGGGCGGTGGCGGAGAAGGGGGCGCGGATCGCGGCGGCGGAGGTGGGGCGGTGGGTGCGGGGGGAATCGCTCGCGCACTGTCTTACGTGA
- a CDS encoding superoxide dismutase codes for MPVYTLPELPYDYSALAPVISPEIIELHHDKHHAAYVKGANDTLEQLAEARDKESWGSVNGLEKNLAFHLSGHILHSIYWQNMTGPKDGGGEPLAADGVGALADAIKESFGSFAGFKAQLTKAAATTQGSGWGVLAYEPLSGRLIVEQVYDHQGNVGQGATPILVFDAWEHAFYLQYKNQKVDFIDAMWAVVNWQDVARRYEAATSRANTLLLAP; via the coding sequence ATGCCCGTCTACACGCTGCCCGAGCTGCCCTACGACTACTCCGCGCTGGCCCCCGTGATCAGCCCCGAGATCATCGAGCTGCACCACGACAAGCACCACGCGGCCTATGTGAAGGGCGCCAACGACACGCTGGAGCAGCTGGCCGAGGCGCGGGACAAGGAGTCCTGGGGTTCGGTCAACGGCCTGGAGAAGAACCTGGCCTTCCACCTTTCCGGACACATCCTGCACAGCATCTACTGGCAGAACATGACCGGCCCGAAGGACGGTGGCGGCGAGCCGCTGGCCGCCGACGGCGTGGGCGCGCTCGCCGACGCGATCAAGGAGTCCTTCGGCTCCTTCGCCGGGTTCAAGGCCCAGCTGACCAAGGCCGCGGCCACCACGCAGGGCTCCGGCTGGGGCGTCCTCGCGTACGAGCCGCTGAGCGGGCGGCTGATCGTGGAGCAGGTCTACGACCACCAGGGCAACGTCGGCCAGGGCGCCACCCCGATCCTGGTCTTCGACGCCTGGGAGCACGCCTTCTACCTCCAGTACAAGAACCAGAAGGTCGACTTCATCGACGCCATGTGGGCCGTCGTCAACTGGCAGGACGTGGCCCGCCGTTACGAGGCCGCCACCTCCCGCGCGAACACGCTGCTGCTGGCTCCCTGA